The Coraliomargarita sinensis genome has a segment encoding these proteins:
- the hrpA gene encoding ATP-dependent RNA helicase HrpA: MKSVPKPSYSGELPIHQRREEILQTLQSNQIVVIAGETGSGKTTQIPKFLLECGFGSKGWIGCTQPRRVAALSVAQRIAEELNVRYGHEVGAKIRFTDETRKDSLIKVMTDGILLNELQDDPMLTNYEAIVIDEAHERSLNIDFILGCLRNLAEKRKDLKIIITSATIDTERFSEAFNNAPVIEVSGRMYPVDTLYRPVEDLAQGNKDYDYIDAAAEVIDEILSDNSEGDILVFLPGERDIRELRKALEDSPARLCDLLPLYGRLAKGDQQRIFHPGGRRRVILSTNIAETSLTVPGIRYVVDTGLARISRYSPHSRTQRLPIEPIAQSSAEQRKGRCGRVSDGTCYRLYSAEDYGAREAFNTPEIHRSNLASVILRMMAFKLGDIRTFPFIEPPGESAIVGGYRLLSELGAVTRDEKSPNEDDYRLTKLGRRLSRLPVDPTVGRMLLQAQEEGALDEVLVIASGLSIQDPRERPAEVAKEADEIHKQFVHPESDFLTLLNIWNSYHEKLDALSHSKLRKFCRAHFLSYQRMREWRDTHHQIERMLDERRTSKNKRRTTNAVENSQTCMDAQYAAIHRSILAGLLSNIAYKEEEHNYRGPRNRKALLFPGSGLFDHKTAKKQRKAAYAKKTRPKPAKTTAPKWIVCGEWMETNRLYARNAARIEVDWIGAMAGDLLSVRHTEPYWSTKSAAVLCKQRKLLFGLEISRSNVSYCRIAPDEATDIFTRNGLVEGGIQERPAFFTHNEALRETAASEIARQQLGSTQLIEDQLFEFYRTRLSGVGSYSDLRRFAKAEHGGSLDFLKAQLRDLLPRNSEVAEEDFPRTIQLGGHLMPLSYRNEPGHEADGVTLRIPVSQLDAIQEGVLDWAIPGHLEAKIENLLRNLPKPLRIKLHPLKERVKELREKIRPSDTALSEQLTDLLKRDYGIQTYRDQWTSEMPEHLKLRIQVENREGEPLAESRDLETLRKKLDRKSKSVRSNDGLESIPAWQRAAEKFERENLNEWNFGDLPERIDLSGESGLPLAAYPALVLESGKVHLRLLTERAASVKATREAWPDLCELVLGRELAWIRRDLKELKGLGVGLLPLGGYEAIKDSSWQHLRRHLFACDSLLPLKESAFKKTLERADREKRGIVQKLNEQLAAVLEARADVALILEKKKTKQAISYPGMRTQLQRIAPADVLDQFEFSDLPHITRFLKGMIIRAQRARESIQRDMEKAKRVAPFEAKFESLSKLASQYKEPEAVKGYMILLEEFKISVFAQELGTAQKTSEKRLDDLASQIEALLR, encoded by the coding sequence CGAGGAGATCCTGCAGACCCTGCAATCGAACCAAATCGTGGTCATTGCCGGTGAGACGGGCTCGGGAAAGACCACCCAAATTCCAAAATTCCTGCTGGAATGCGGCTTCGGGTCAAAGGGCTGGATCGGCTGCACCCAGCCCCGCCGGGTGGCGGCACTATCCGTAGCCCAGCGCATCGCGGAAGAGCTCAATGTAAGATACGGACATGAAGTCGGAGCGAAGATCCGTTTCACAGATGAGACCCGAAAAGATTCGCTTATCAAGGTAATGACCGACGGCATCCTGCTCAACGAGCTACAGGATGACCCGATGCTCACCAATTATGAAGCGATCGTCATCGACGAAGCCCACGAACGCAGCCTGAACATCGACTTCATTCTGGGCTGCCTGAGAAACCTTGCAGAAAAACGCAAGGATCTGAAAATCATCATTACCTCGGCTACGATCGACACGGAAAGATTTTCGGAAGCTTTTAATAACGCACCCGTCATCGAGGTCTCCGGACGGATGTATCCGGTGGACACCCTCTACCGCCCGGTCGAAGATCTAGCACAAGGCAACAAGGATTATGACTATATCGATGCGGCCGCTGAAGTCATCGACGAGATCCTTTCGGACAACAGTGAAGGCGACATACTGGTCTTTCTCCCCGGCGAACGCGACATACGTGAACTTCGCAAAGCCCTCGAAGACAGTCCGGCACGCCTGTGCGACCTGCTTCCCCTTTACGGGCGACTCGCCAAAGGCGATCAACAGCGTATTTTCCACCCCGGAGGCAGACGCCGCGTTATCCTCTCCACCAACATCGCGGAGACCTCACTGACTGTCCCCGGTATTCGGTACGTGGTCGACACCGGCCTCGCAAGGATCAGCCGCTACAGCCCGCATTCACGCACACAGCGGCTGCCGATTGAACCAATTGCACAATCCAGTGCCGAACAACGCAAGGGACGTTGCGGGCGCGTGAGCGACGGCACCTGCTACCGACTGTATTCAGCAGAAGACTACGGTGCCCGGGAAGCGTTCAACACTCCGGAGATCCATCGGTCCAATCTGGCTTCCGTCATTCTGCGAATGATGGCCTTCAAACTGGGTGACATTCGAACTTTCCCTTTTATTGAGCCGCCGGGGGAGAGTGCCATCGTGGGAGGCTACCGACTCCTCTCGGAATTGGGCGCCGTCACCCGTGACGAGAAGAGCCCGAACGAAGATGATTACCGTTTAACCAAACTCGGCCGTCGACTATCCCGGCTACCGGTTGACCCGACCGTAGGGCGAATGCTTCTACAGGCGCAGGAAGAAGGAGCACTCGATGAAGTGCTTGTTATTGCATCCGGCCTTTCCATACAGGACCCAAGGGAACGTCCTGCCGAGGTGGCAAAGGAAGCAGACGAAATACACAAGCAATTCGTCCACCCCGAATCGGACTTCCTCACACTGCTCAATATTTGGAACAGCTATCACGAAAAGCTGGATGCCTTGAGCCACAGTAAATTACGAAAATTTTGCCGGGCTCACTTTCTCTCATACCAGCGCATGCGGGAGTGGAGAGATACCCACCACCAGATCGAGCGCATGCTCGATGAACGCCGAACATCGAAGAACAAACGTCGAACAACAAATGCTGTGGAGAACAGCCAAACCTGCATGGATGCGCAATATGCAGCCATTCACCGCAGCATACTGGCTGGCCTGCTGAGTAACATCGCCTACAAGGAGGAAGAGCACAACTACCGCGGTCCGCGAAACCGCAAAGCCCTGCTCTTTCCCGGCTCCGGGCTTTTTGACCACAAAACGGCCAAAAAACAGCGTAAGGCCGCCTACGCGAAAAAGACCCGACCCAAACCGGCGAAAACGACGGCACCGAAATGGATCGTCTGTGGCGAATGGATGGAAACCAACCGCCTTTATGCCCGAAACGCAGCGAGAATCGAAGTCGATTGGATCGGGGCAATGGCCGGCGACCTACTCTCAGTTCGTCATACCGAGCCATACTGGAGCACCAAGTCGGCAGCAGTGCTCTGCAAACAACGAAAGCTACTGTTCGGCCTGGAGATCAGTCGCTCCAACGTCAGTTATTGCCGCATCGCTCCGGACGAGGCCACAGACATCTTCACCCGCAATGGTCTGGTCGAAGGCGGTATTCAAGAACGCCCGGCATTTTTTACGCATAACGAAGCACTCCGCGAAACAGCTGCCTCGGAAATAGCCCGCCAACAACTGGGCTCGACTCAGTTGATCGAGGATCAACTTTTTGAGTTCTACCGCACGCGTCTATCCGGAGTCGGTTCCTACTCCGACCTCAGACGCTTTGCCAAAGCCGAGCACGGTGGCTCACTGGACTTCCTCAAGGCTCAGCTTCGGGATTTGCTGCCGCGGAACAGTGAAGTCGCGGAAGAAGACTTCCCCAGGACAATTCAGCTCGGCGGGCACCTTATGCCCCTATCCTATCGAAACGAACCCGGGCACGAAGCAGATGGCGTGACCCTGCGCATTCCGGTCTCGCAACTCGATGCGATTCAAGAGGGCGTCCTCGACTGGGCCATCCCGGGCCACCTTGAAGCAAAAATCGAAAATCTGTTGCGCAACCTGCCCAAGCCCCTGCGCATCAAGCTTCACCCGCTGAAGGAAAGGGTGAAAGAACTGCGTGAAAAAATCCGCCCATCGGATACAGCACTCAGCGAACAACTGACTGATCTGCTCAAACGTGACTACGGAATACAAACCTACCGCGATCAGTGGACCAGTGAGATGCCAGAACACCTCAAGCTACGTATTCAGGTAGAGAACAGAGAGGGCGAACCACTGGCAGAGAGCCGTGATCTCGAAACCCTCCGCAAGAAACTGGACCGAAAATCCAAATCCGTGCGCTCCAACGACGGGCTGGAGAGCATCCCGGCATGGCAACGTGCCGCAGAGAAGTTCGAACGCGAAAATTTGAATGAGTGGAATTTTGGAGATTTGCCCGAACGAATCGACCTGTCCGGCGAATCGGGTCTGCCGCTGGCAGCTTATCCGGCACTGGTTCTGGAATCCGGCAAGGTTCACCTTCGTCTCCTGACGGAACGGGCAGCTTCGGTAAAAGCAACCAGAGAAGCGTGGCCTGACCTATGCGAGCTGGTTTTGGGCCGCGAACTTGCCTGGATTCGCCGCGATCTGAAAGAGCTCAAAGGTTTGGGCGTCGGATTATTGCCTCTGGGTGGCTACGAGGCCATCAAAGACAGTAGCTGGCAGCACCTTCGCCGACACCTTTTTGCGTGTGATTCGCTTCTACCTCTGAAGGAAAGCGCATTCAAAAAGACCCTTGAGCGAGCCGACCGGGAAAAGCGTGGCATCGTACAAAAACTGAACGAGCAACTGGCAGCAGTTTTGGAAGCACGTGCCGACGTGGCACTTATCCTCGAAAAGAAAAAGACCAAACAGGCCATCAGTTATCCGGGCATGCGGACTCAGCTCCAACGTATCGCGCCAGCCGATGTACTGGATCAATTCGAATTCAGCGACCTCCCTCATATAACCCGTTTTCTAAAGGGGATGATCATTCGTGCTCAACGCGCCCGGGAAAGCATTCAACGTGACATGGAGAAAGCCAAACGTGTCGCACCCTTCGAAGCCAAATTTGAAAGCCTTTCCAAACTGGCGTCCCAATATAAAGAGCCAGAAGCGGTAAAAGGATACATGATTCTTTTGGAAGAATTCAAAATCTCGGTCTTCGCCCAGGAGCTCGGCACCGCCCAAAAGACTTCCGAAAAACGACTGGACGATCTGGCCAGCCAAATCGAAGCTTTGCTTCGATAA
- the rpe gene encoding ribulose-phosphate 3-epimerase: MLSPNACLLAPSILAGDHANLAASLKEIESADLKWVHLDIMDGHFVPNLSFGPQTVKALRPNSKLFFDVHLMLDNPDKYIDAFLDAGADQITIHVEPDYPVMETLDYIRSKGCKCGIVLNPGTDAQVAKPFLEKCDIILCMTVQPGFGGQSFRDDVLPKIKQISDWRESMDLNFRLEVDGGVDMETAPLCIEHGADTMVAGTAFFKAVDRPGFVKKVTGR, translated from the coding sequence ATGCTCAGTCCGAACGCATGCCTACTTGCCCCTTCAATTCTCGCCGGAGACCACGCCAACCTGGCCGCCAGCCTAAAGGAGATCGAGTCTGCCGACCTGAAATGGGTGCATCTCGATATTATGGATGGACATTTCGTGCCCAACCTCAGTTTCGGCCCACAAACCGTCAAAGCACTGCGTCCGAATTCGAAACTCTTCTTCGATGTACATCTGATGCTGGACAACCCGGATAAGTATATCGATGCCTTTCTCGATGCCGGAGCCGACCAGATCACCATTCACGTCGAACCGGACTACCCCGTCATGGAAACGCTGGATTATATACGCTCAAAGGGCTGTAAATGTGGCATCGTGCTCAACCCCGGCACCGATGCGCAAGTGGCCAAACCCTTCCTGGAGAAGTGCGATATTATTCTCTGTATGACCGTGCAGCCCGGTTTTGGCGGACAGAGCTTCCGGGACGACGTGTTGCCGAAAATAAAACAGATTTCTGATTGGCGGGAAAGCATGGACCTGAACTTCAGGCTCGAGGTCGATGGTGGTGTCGACATGGAAACGGCACCGCTCTGCATCGAACACGGAGCGGACACGATGGTCGCCGGCACAGCATTTTTCAAAGCCGTCGACCGCCCGGGATTTGTCAAAAAAGTGACCGGCCGTTAA
- a CDS encoding nitrilase-related carbon-nitrogen hydrolase gives MKLSIAQLDVRRGDPEYNLDSIRRAAEAASAEESDLLCLPEMATTGFDWDKNRAFLSDAEQHHDELSRIAQNHKVALCGSFLERSDSGMPRNTLFYFNKEGEVLAKYSKIHLFSLFNEDQHVEAGNKFVVADIEHGRAGFAVCYDLRFPELFRKNTDLGAQIQILPAAFPHPRLDHWRTLVRARAIENQCYFIAVNQSGVEGHGEGVGSTHYFGHSMVVDPWGEVLVEAGEESEFLTLNLDLDRVSETRSKMSVLKDRRLDLC, from the coding sequence ATGAAATTATCAATCGCCCAACTGGATGTAAGACGAGGTGATCCTGAATATAATTTAGATTCGATTCGACGCGCCGCCGAAGCTGCTTCCGCAGAGGAATCTGATTTATTATGCCTTCCCGAGATGGCAACGACCGGGTTCGATTGGGACAAAAACCGGGCATTCCTGTCCGATGCGGAGCAACATCACGATGAGCTATCCCGGATCGCGCAAAACCATAAAGTGGCATTGTGCGGTTCTTTTTTGGAGCGTTCAGATTCCGGAATGCCACGAAATACGCTGTTCTATTTTAATAAAGAGGGAGAGGTTTTAGCTAAATACAGCAAAATACATTTGTTTTCACTTTTTAACGAGGATCAGCATGTTGAGGCGGGGAACAAATTCGTCGTTGCGGATATCGAACACGGTCGGGCTGGTTTTGCTGTTTGTTATGACTTGCGATTTCCAGAACTGTTCAGGAAAAACACCGATCTTGGCGCTCAAATACAAATTCTACCTGCCGCGTTTCCACATCCCCGCCTGGACCACTGGCGCACATTAGTACGTGCCCGGGCAATCGAGAATCAGTGCTATTTTATCGCGGTTAATCAGTCCGGAGTGGAAGGCCACGGTGAGGGTGTGGGTTCAACTCACTATTTTGGTCATTCCATGGTGGTCGACCCTTGGGGAGAAGTTCTGGTTGAGGCCGGGGAGGAATCAGAGTTTCTTACGCTGAACCTCGATTTGGATCGTGTATCAGAGACCCGCTCCAAAATGTCTGTGTTGAAAGATCGGCGGCTCGACCTGTGTTAA
- a CDS encoding lysophospholipid acyltransferase family protein, with translation MPELVSIPQLIQRVGVPAALAAVLAPGFGWLTGLTHINKSYRRFHSELDDLEDDPLFFSKALRAVRVQFEIDTEDYERIPKSGPLLVVANHPYGGVDGIILGALLKNIRPDAKMMGNYLLAHLDGIRGSLITVDPFDRSASTKSNIAGMRAAIRHLREGRCLGVFPSGEVSHFHMSSRAVIDPRWSPHVVSLAKKTGATVLPVYFKGRNSFLFQVLGMLHPRIRTLLLGRELCRMQGRSVSIKIGQPIPPERSERFESKLAAAEYLRLKTYSLSTTPSRSGKLRFPFRSASAAKNKLEPLVPPQDPELLAAEVRALPSGQRLVEQGDLEVYYARSKQIPCIIQEIGRLREETFRAVQEGTGSARDLDQFDEYYVHLFLWNRSEAEIAGAYRVGLADEIVEKHGLRGLYTSTLFQFRPGFMEKLGPCLELGRSFIRIKYQKKHASLSLIWRGIGEFMAKHPRYRILFGPVSISDAYHSISKNLMVHFFREHSFDDEMSQLVSARKPPKSEAKLRGTSLKNIAESITSIDSVSAIVSGFEDDKKGIPILLRHYLKLNGVLISFNVDPAFNDVIDGLILVDVMKSEGRLLERYFGKSAYAKIAEYHAKNSLNGDRNHPDIKKPAREEQAEVKL, from the coding sequence ATGCCTGAACTCGTTTCCATCCCCCAGTTAATCCAGCGGGTAGGTGTGCCCGCAGCTCTCGCGGCTGTTTTGGCTCCGGGTTTCGGCTGGTTGACCGGATTAACGCATATCAATAAGTCCTACCGCCGCTTTCATTCCGAATTGGATGATTTGGAGGACGATCCACTTTTTTTCTCCAAGGCTCTGCGTGCTGTTAGAGTGCAGTTTGAAATCGATACCGAGGACTATGAACGGATTCCCAAAAGTGGTCCTCTGTTGGTCGTCGCAAACCATCCTTACGGTGGTGTTGATGGAATTATTCTGGGCGCGCTACTGAAGAATATTCGTCCTGATGCCAAGATGATGGGGAATTATCTTCTGGCACATCTCGACGGTATCCGGGGGAGCTTGATTACAGTCGATCCCTTTGATCGCTCTGCATCGACAAAGTCGAATATAGCTGGCATGCGTGCAGCGATCCGGCATCTTCGGGAGGGGAGGTGCCTCGGCGTATTTCCCTCCGGCGAGGTTTCTCATTTTCACATGAGCAGCCGGGCGGTGATTGATCCACGTTGGTCGCCCCATGTCGTCAGTCTGGCAAAAAAAACCGGTGCGACGGTTCTACCGGTCTACTTCAAGGGGCGGAATAGTTTTTTGTTTCAAGTTCTGGGTATGCTTCACCCGCGCATTCGCACCCTCTTGTTGGGGCGGGAACTTTGCCGCATGCAGGGAAGAAGCGTCAGCATAAAAATAGGTCAGCCTATTCCGCCAGAGCGTTCGGAACGTTTTGAGAGTAAGTTGGCGGCCGCTGAATATCTGCGGCTCAAGACCTACTCACTCAGTACGACCCCGTCCCGAAGTGGGAAGCTTAGGTTTCCCTTTCGTTCGGCGTCGGCGGCCAAAAACAAGCTTGAGCCCTTGGTTCCCCCGCAGGACCCGGAGCTACTTGCAGCGGAAGTCAGGGCACTCCCATCCGGGCAGCGCTTGGTGGAGCAGGGTGATCTGGAAGTCTATTACGCGCGTTCCAAGCAGATCCCCTGCATTATTCAGGAAATTGGGCGGTTGCGTGAAGAAACCTTTCGCGCAGTCCAGGAAGGCACCGGATCGGCCCGGGATCTGGATCAATTCGACGAATATTATGTGCACCTGTTTTTATGGAATCGCTCTGAGGCGGAAATCGCCGGTGCCTACCGTGTCGGCTTAGCCGACGAGATTGTGGAAAAGCATGGGCTTAGGGGGCTCTACACCTCCACGCTCTTTCAGTTTCGTCCGGGGTTTATGGAGAAATTGGGACCATGCCTGGAGCTGGGCCGTTCTTTTATTCGAATTAAATATCAAAAGAAACACGCGTCACTTTCCCTCATATGGCGGGGGATCGGTGAGTTTATGGCAAAACATCCGCGTTACCGGATTTTATTCGGACCGGTGAGTATATCGGATGCTTATCACAGTATTTCCAAAAACCTGATGGTCCACTTTTTTAGAGAGCACAGTTTCGATGATGAGATGTCGCAACTGGTGAGTGCACGGAAACCTCCGAAATCCGAAGCTAAGCTTCGGGGGACTTCACTTAAGAATATTGCCGAATCGATCACTTCGATTGATTCGGTTTCTGCCATCGTTTCCGGTTTCGAAGATGATAAAAAGGGAATCCCGATCCTGCTTCGGCACTACCTGAAATTGAATGGGGTTCTCATCAGTTTTAACGTTGATCCGGCGTTTAACGATGTGATCGACGGACTCATTCTTGTGGACGTGATGAAATCGGAAGGAAGGTTGCTAGAGCGCTATTTTGGAAAGTCGGCGTATGCCAAGATAGCGGAGTATCACGCGAAGAATAGCTTGAACGGCGACCGGAATCATCCGGACATAAAAAAGCCTGCTCGAGAAGAGCAGGCCGAAGTGAAACTATAA
- a CDS encoding ATP-binding protein, producing the protein MNCTFLRTGVKYILVALTAAFASQIAVALADVRYDERVNHIAPIFGIAISIVLVGGYRYLPAIFIGAVIPGAVSKVDTFSILSAPMAAVAAAALARRVLDAIRVDVTMERVRDAFLMLFWAAGVATFAGALIQSLFLCSGPNGIPFKEFWELSFSNWLSAAVGTIIVAPFVQTWANPVGFRLGSKQLVEVFIWFVALICFGHVTFKNWAPTDTLLYPMELAIFPIMAWSAFRFGLRGASAGVLALALLAGWELVPVLQGQGESITQSPANVWFFVGIVSVTSVCLAAVMTELRRREAQISENEMRLRAFTEALPDIAFVLSASGTIHDVFAATDRICANHRIFNADSVRGKKISDLFNDKVCAEFIDTIKETLRSGRVSTLEYSLQSVDVGVHWFEARVTPMANSEEQNDQVVWVAYDISSRKSSEEAIRHRDTILRATAHANNCLLTTSGFEDAIEAALSEIGRALSVDRAFIFRVSGSDHGEFHNFAVKYEWQKRDEIPSLLSNPSLQNAPFEQYCPHWYESLVEDGIVKVDFNRASDEEVETLRVFQARAILAIPMWKEGSLYGFFGVDHCEQAHDWNESEINAVRLLASGLSGLIMIEENQDDLRLAKDTANAASVAKGEFLAMMSHEIRTPMNAIIGYTDLLFQSDLDQQQSEHAAIIKRSGRALLDLINNILDYSKIESRSLDLEAEQFDLEQIICEALEEVLPQAKDKNLRVDYEIDPNVREFYIGDAHRLRQILLNLSSNAIKFTSKGSITIRVSLKAIDSEHDSDVLHFEVIDTGHGIPKEKYEKLFQPFTQVDSSTTRRFGGTGLGLVISKRLVERMHGEIWIESELGAGSNFQFHVRLEHAASVPGAARKEGDAVDDEELLEPEFAIKNPLKLLLCEDDKDNRWVIRELLEMLGYRPDVVESSEEALCQLKNRSYDAVLMDVRLPGRSGIELTEAIRSGEEKVENQNQYIIAVTAYAMNEDRQKCLSVGMNDYIRKPVEIYELKEALKRASLAAQH; encoded by the coding sequence ATGAACTGCACATTCCTCCGCACTGGAGTAAAATACATACTCGTTGCCCTGACTGCTGCGTTTGCTTCCCAAATCGCCGTAGCACTAGCGGATGTTCGCTACGATGAGCGTGTCAACCACATCGCGCCTATATTCGGGATTGCGATCTCCATCGTATTGGTGGGTGGTTATCGCTATCTGCCTGCTATCTTTATCGGCGCGGTAATTCCCGGAGCCGTGAGCAAGGTTGATACTTTTTCCATTCTTAGTGCACCCATGGCCGCCGTGGCTGCAGCGGCACTGGCCCGTCGTGTCTTGGATGCGATTCGCGTCGATGTGACCATGGAGCGTGTGCGGGATGCCTTTCTGATGCTTTTTTGGGCCGCGGGTGTCGCCACGTTTGCTGGGGCCCTCATCCAGTCGCTTTTTTTGTGCAGCGGTCCGAATGGGATTCCTTTTAAGGAGTTCTGGGAGTTGTCTTTTTCCAACTGGTTGTCGGCAGCCGTCGGCACCATCATCGTTGCGCCTTTTGTTCAGACATGGGCCAACCCGGTTGGTTTCCGCCTGGGGTCCAAACAGCTCGTTGAAGTGTTCATCTGGTTTGTGGCGCTAATTTGTTTTGGGCATGTGACTTTTAAGAATTGGGCGCCTACGGATACGCTCCTTTATCCGATGGAATTGGCCATTTTTCCAATCATGGCATGGTCGGCTTTCCGTTTTGGTTTGAGAGGCGCATCAGCCGGTGTGCTGGCATTGGCGCTGCTGGCAGGCTGGGAACTCGTCCCCGTATTACAGGGGCAGGGGGAATCGATCACGCAAAGCCCTGCTAACGTGTGGTTTTTCGTCGGTATTGTCTCGGTCACTTCAGTCTGTCTGGCCGCCGTGATGACTGAGCTGCGGCGTCGGGAAGCCCAGATTTCGGAGAACGAGATGCGTCTGCGTGCCTTTACGGAAGCGCTTCCGGATATTGCTTTCGTATTGAGCGCCAGTGGCACGATTCATGATGTTTTTGCAGCCACGGATAGAATCTGTGCCAACCATCGTATTTTCAATGCCGACAGCGTACGTGGGAAAAAGATAAGCGACTTGTTTAATGACAAGGTCTGCGCGGAGTTTATTGATACGATAAAAGAGACGCTCCGCAGCGGTCGTGTCAGCACGCTGGAGTATTCCCTCCAATCGGTGGATGTCGGCGTGCACTGGTTTGAGGCACGGGTCACGCCAATGGCCAACAGCGAAGAGCAAAACGACCAGGTTGTTTGGGTGGCCTACGACATCAGTTCGCGGAAGTCTTCGGAAGAGGCGATTCGCCACCGTGACACAATCCTTCGGGCCACGGCACATGCCAACAACTGTTTGCTCACGACTTCGGGCTTCGAAGACGCGATCGAAGCTGCGCTTTCTGAAATCGGCAGAGCGCTTAGCGTGGACCGTGCGTTTATTTTTCGCGTATCGGGTAGTGACCACGGAGAGTTTCACAATTTTGCCGTGAAATACGAGTGGCAGAAACGGGATGAGATCCCGAGCCTGCTTTCGAATCCATCCTTACAGAATGCACCTTTTGAACAATACTGCCCACATTGGTATGAATCACTTGTCGAGGATGGGATTGTAAAGGTCGACTTTAACAGGGCTTCCGATGAAGAGGTCGAAACGCTTCGTGTTTTTCAGGCGCGTGCGATTCTGGCTATCCCCATGTGGAAGGAAGGGAGTCTATACGGCTTCTTCGGTGTGGACCACTGCGAGCAGGCGCATGATTGGAACGAGAGTGAAATTAACGCGGTTCGTCTTTTGGCCTCCGGGCTTTCCGGCCTGATCATGATTGAGGAAAATCAGGATGATTTGCGCCTGGCGAAGGATACGGCCAACGCGGCCAGTGTGGCGAAGGGAGAATTCCTCGCGATGATGAGCCACGAAATTCGAACTCCCATGAATGCCATAATCGGTTACACGGACTTGCTCTTTCAATCGGACCTCGACCAGCAACAGTCCGAACACGCAGCTATCATCAAACGCAGTGGCCGCGCGCTACTGGATTTGATCAATAATATTCTGGATTATTCCAAAATTGAGTCACGATCACTTGATCTTGAAGCGGAACAATTCGATCTCGAACAAATCATCTGCGAGGCACTTGAGGAGGTACTCCCCCAGGCGAAGGACAAGAATCTCAGGGTGGATTACGAAATCGATCCGAACGTGAGGGAGTTCTATATAGGTGATGCTCACCGTCTCAGGCAGATCTTGCTGAATCTTTCGAGCAATGCCATCAAGTTTACCAGTAAAGGGTCCATTACGATAAGGGTGAGTCTGAAAGCCATCGACTCGGAGCATGATTCTGATGTGCTACACTTTGAGGTGATTGATACCGGGCACGGCATCCCGAAAGAAAAATACGAAAAACTCTTTCAACCATTCACTCAGGTGGACTCTTCGACAACCCGCCGCTTTGGTGGAACAGGCCTTGGGCTTGTGATTTCCAAGCGCTTGGTCGAGCGTATGCACGGTGAGATCTGGATTGAAAGTGAGCTGGGGGCGGGCTCCAATTTCCAGTTTCATGTCAGACTGGAGCATGCTGCATCAGTGCCTGGCGCCGCGCGAAAAGAGGGAGATGCTGTCGACGATGAGGAGCTTTTGGAGCCTGAGTTTGCCATTAAGAATCCACTTAAATTACTCCTGTGTGAGGATGATAAGGATAACCGCTGGGTTATACGGGAACTTCTTGAAATGCTCGGCTATCGCCCGGACGTGGTCGAAAGCAGCGAGGAGGCACTCTGTCAGCTGAAGAACCGCAGCTATGACGCCGTGCTCATGGACGTTCGCCTGCCGGGCCGAAGTGGTATTGAGCTCACGGAGGCGATTCGTTCCGGAGAGGAGAAGGTAGAGAATCAAAATCAGTATATTATAGCGGTCACTGCTTATGCGATGAACGAAGACCGTCAAAAATGTCTCAGTGTCGGGATGAACGATTACATTCGGAAGCCGGTGGAAATCTACGAACTTAAGGAAGCATTGAAACGCGCAAGTCTGGCAGCGCAGCATTGA
- the ilvN gene encoding acetolactate synthase small subunit: MRHTISILVENKFGVLARIAGLFSGRGFNIETLNVGPMLDDKLSRITATIIGDDAALDQAIKQVYKLVNVVEVTEFSSGQATERELVMIKVTASAGQRSEVMQICDIFRAKIIDVAQDTLNIEMTGNANKVKAFLNLIEPYGVVEMSRTGNLALKRG; the protein is encoded by the coding sequence ATGCGCCATACTATTTCCATACTCGTCGAAAATAAATTCGGAGTTCTTGCCCGTATTGCCGGACTGTTCAGTGGCCGAGGCTTTAACATTGAGACACTTAATGTCGGCCCGATGCTTGACGATAAGCTTTCCCGCATTACCGCCACAATAATCGGTGACGACGCCGCTCTGGATCAGGCGATCAAGCAGGTTTACAAGTTGGTCAATGTTGTGGAAGTGACCGAATTCTCCAGCGGTCAAGCCACGGAACGGGAGCTTGTCATGATTAAGGTAACCGCAAGCGCGGGCCAGCGCTCTGAAGTCATGCAAATTTGCGACATTTTCCGCGCCAAGATTATCGATGTCGCTCAGGACACGCTTAATATTGAAATGACGGGCAACGCCAACAAGGTGAAAGCCTTCCTCAACCTGATCGAACCCTACGGCGTCGTAGAAATGTCTCGCACGGGAAATCTTGCATTGAAGCGCGGCTGA